acctccccttggatgtgggaGCGTCAATACATCtatcaccagagcaaacaaaaaagggctgagtgtcGACCTCTGATGCAACCCCATAATCACCGAAAAATGGTCTGAGTCCCCACACACcatcctcactcgggtctttactccatcatacatgtccttaatcaacctaacgtaggcaataggtacacctctagcctccaaacatctccacaaaactcactcagaactttatcgtacgcctaTTCCAAGTCGATGAACATCATATACAAGtctttctttctctccctatattgctccatcaatctcctaataAGGTGGATGGCTTATGTAGTCGAACACCCCGACATAAAACCCAAATTGATTCTcagaaatagacacactcctcaaAATAGCAAGATttataagtggtaattgaaaaagagctacagtttcaaaagtaatcgaaagttaaccacttttcatgtaaagataaatctgaacgaaaatattgttcaaaatccggaaaatattccaccataatatattggagttcgaattttttacatgtgaatttccagcataatatactaaagttccagcataatatactggtctagcataatatgctggaagttcatactgAGGTGCTCCAATATCTAGTATATTATGTTAGAACTTTTCATGtgatggagttccaacataatatgctggaagttcatacaccaatctccagtatattatgttggaacttttcaTGTTgtagcaaaatagtgactattttttatTAACTTTACAAACGctaactattttttaattatcagtctaaaaactggctagcccgtgctattttcaccaACAAAATTGCCAAATTGGAAACTAAAGAGGCCTTAAATTCCTTCTCGATTGGGCTGAGCCTATTAGATGGGCCTACCTTTGGACCTGCGCCTCTTAACCACAACGACTAACCCTCCCCACTTATAACATAATCTTTTGGCCAATAAAATCAAATAGTCGCGTCTGAATTtcccgagagagagagagagagcgcaatGGGAAGTGAAGAGGAGAGTGCAGTGAAGGAGCCATTGGATCTCATAAGGCTCAGTCTTGACGAGAGAATCTACGTTAAACTCCGTTCCGACAGAGAACTCCGCGGCAAACTTCATGTATTTTTAACTGTTtcctctccttttttttttcttttccaatttTTGTTGCCCATGTTTCATCTATCTTTCTGGTCGAATATTCATATTGAGCCATGTATGTATGTAACTTGGTGGATTCTTACGATTCATATCTAGCTAGCCTATGATGTACCTTTACCCCTTTTGTTTCTTATTCTAGGGTTTATGCTGTTTCTTTGTTTTCTACTTTTTTACCTTATGTCCAGGTTCATTTGTTTAACAGATTTTTTTTCCAATTAGATGGATAATATTTACATTATTTGTATAGCCGCACCTGGTGCAAATTATTGCGCATTAGCACATACTAGTAATTGTAGAGGGAGCACAATCATATAAATCAAAGTGTATGcttatttttcctaaaaacctACTGAATTTTCATGTTGCTTATGTAGTCCTAAAGATTAtagtagcaacaacaacaactacgcctCAATTCCAAGATAGTTGGGGTCAGCTCTGTACGAATATAGCGGTGCAAAAATTCTAGATTGATATTGAAGAGTATAATAATATGAGCTAACGCATAAAAATAGGAAAGTGGGTGTTTAAAGATACTAATGCACTATCATTATTCAAGCAGGTAATACAAACATGGGAAATGGATTGGTATTTTATTTGTCATTATCTCTTGAAAAATAAGATGTCTGAAAAGTAGGAACAATAGGAAAGCAATAGAGGCAGAAACGTTTCTGTGAAAGTAAACCTAGACTATTATTCAAGCAATGTGTAGAGGTAACTTTTCCAAATGTTAGCATTCAGATTTCAAGGTGGGTTAAACGTGAAATTTTTGACAAAGAACCTTGGGAGAGGGAATAAGCAATGATGTGTCTCAATGAAAACTACATGCAGTTGCAGTACATTAATTTCCTGATTTGCACAGACATTATATGAAATGCATTTTACCTGCATGTAAACTGGTGGTTGCTTTTCTTGTTTGCCTACTTCTGCAAATATTTGGCTGCCTGGTCTCATAGTCTGGATTAGGAAAATAAGACAGTTGTAACATAGTTGCATTATTAGTAATGCTGAAGAACAATTACATGATGTTGCTGGAAATTACTGGATTATGTTATTTTTTAAGGGAACATCTTGTTATTTATATGCTTTAATATTTCTAGATGTTTTCTTTTCTATCTTACTTCTTGTTTAATTTCACTGGCATCACATGACTTTTGAGTTTTCCAATTCCGTAAAATCATTAGTGAGAAAAGTTGTGCGCTGACACTAAGCGCTTATGGGTTTTCCTTTCCAGGCTTATGATCAGCATCTTAATATGATTCTTGGTGATGTTGAAGAAATTGTGACCACAATCGAGATTGATGATGAAACTTATGAAGAGATAGTTCGGGTATGCTTAATATTTCTATATCTACTCTTAGTTTTTGAACTTGAGATATATCTCTTTCCCCTTTTTCTGGTCATTGCAATACATTGTTGAAGTTAGCAAGACCCTCTGATGTAAGATGTTTGACAAATGGATTATATGTACTAGTAACCCAACATCCCCCCTCCCCCTCTCCGGGAGTGGGGGCTTTGGTCTAGTAGTAAAGTGATATGTTTGGCGACTTCACAAAGCTCTTCATGAAAATGAAGCAAGTTCCCAGAGCTACAAAAGACAAAACAAATTCACTACTCGTTTTACGTTAAGCAGTACTTGGAGTAACTCCCGATATAACACCAAACCAGACCTTTGAAACACTTCGGTAGTGTGCCCAAATAATGAATCAGAGCACATGAAGCCATTGGTTTAGTAGTAAAGTGTAGGTTAGCCGCACATCATGTGTTCGAATTATGTCAAACAAATTGAGTTGAGAAGGGTAGAGGGATGCACCCATTATCCACTTAGTTTCGAAACGTGCACCAACTGGCTAAAAAGACTTCTGACATGAAATCCTTTTGGTCTTGAAAGATGtgatattatttctttaattggGGGTTATCTTTGGGTTCTAATGTTATGCTGTAGTtatacttgagaaagaggaatcTATGAGTGCAATAATTTGCTGTTTCTGAGTAGAGATAATATTGTGCAAGTAATGGGTAGCTCTTTAATGGGAAAGTCAtgctaacaatgtctttagggtCTCAAATGTTGCGGGtacccatttttgagctcgggttatGTTCTCTGTGTACCTGATGAAGTAGAAACCTAATTTAGTAGTGGAGGAAGCCGATTATCTTAAGTAAAATAGGACATTTTCACTAAGCATtgccttgtggtccggcccttccccggaccctgcgtaTAGTGAGAGCATAGTGCACCGGGCTTCCCTTTATTGCTTTCTGCATGAGGAGTTATAGTAGATGGAAAACTATGTTGCTTTGCCTATGTTATATGAACTTGGGTAAGTAAAGTAAGAATGCATGTTGAGGCAGTTGATTTGCCTAGGTCCCTTAATATGGATACAAGGATACCAACTGAGAGTTGGTGCAAGGCTATTGATAACAAGTACATGCAGTTTCCGGTATGCACTATCTACAAGGCTGATGATTAAATTAGCTTTATTTTGGGAGTTAAAAAGTTTGGAGTAGAATTGTCTCTTTTTGCGTACTTGTTCTAGGCATTTAGGATTAAAACGAGTTTAAGTTATCCTTCTGTGTTCTCTCCATTCCAACCTTCTGGGGTATTAAAAAAAAACCTTCTGGGGTATAAGCCGATATATTTATGGTAATTGATCATGCCTGAAAAGGCTAGAGAGGCACCTATGTGTGTATCTCAGGAGCAGATCTCAACCACAGCATATCAGGTCATCTTGGACCCCACTCCCCAGGGTGTTCCAGGTGAATTTAAGGGTCTGACTAACGTAGTTCTCAGCCTGATTTAGCTCCCTTTCTAATCCTGAAGTTCCAAGAAACTTTCTACTCTTAGACAAAATACAAATACCTGGAATTATTTAATCTTTCTTCGGAATCAAACTATGCCATGATACTTAATTCTTTTGTAGTTATGTTGCATGACAATTGAGTGATGTAGTGATTTCTAATTTGATCTAATTGAAGCGGCAGTAACCACTTTTTGTCTTAACACAAACTTGATCTTTGTACATGTACATAATTTCCGGTAAAAGGCAGAGCATCACATACTGTTAAGTGAAAAGTTGTACACTTTGAAATTTGACCCCCCACCCCCATCCACCCACACACATATTGCACTTGTAGCGGAATGTGTTTATTTTGGATTGCTTTTTGCAAGAGTTGCTCTTTGTCTGTTAAGGTTAGTTGGGGAGGAATTATTTCCAATATTTCTGCACACTGATGATTGCAAAATCAGCTGACCTGGTTCTCTTGATTGTGTTTTAGACGACGAGACGGACCGTCCCTTTCCTATTTGTTCGTGGAGATGGTGTAATACTGGTGTCTCCTCCACTGCGGACTGTTTGATCAGGAGAAAAGCTGTGCTGGTCATAATTGTGTATCCAAATCTGCAATCACATTATATTTTGTTTAAGGTGCTGCAGTTGACTCAATAGACTATTACTGGGGAAAGGTTGAGGAAGGTGGTCTGTGTACCAATCTGGTTTTCGAAGCAAAAGACTACTAATTTTGAAATCCTTGTGATCATTCTAGCATTCGCTTTTGTACCCTGAGCTTCATAAGTTTATGTAATTGATTAGGGCCTCATGAATCTTGAACTGCCTATTGGTAAGGTACTGACTGTTCATCAGAATAGGGGTCTCAGAGACTGACAACATGCTCTTAACTTGAATCTGTCCTATATATGTGGatattttttagtatttttttgGTAAAGGTGGTCGCTGGCCAGCTTGCATATCGACTATTTCACTGGGTAAATTACCTGTTGTTAAGGGACAACTGCTAAGTGAGAGAATTGTCTGTTCTATCTTTTCCTTATTTGTCATTGGCTTTTTAGTGATTTCTTTCCCTGGTAGATTCTTGTATGTTGGGCGTATCATTCCTTCTGAATTCTGATGATAGAGCAAGGAGTGTAGAAAGGAGCGTGGATCTTTCGCTTTTGCTTGTCCGAGAACTTGTATAGAGAAAGATTTCATGCAGCGCAACAGTTTTTTCATAGCAACTTAGCTGCCCGGCGCTGCTTTTGGGATAACAACATTGCTCTTTCCTCGTCAGATTAATCTAATCTAAGCACTTGTCTATGTTTCTTGAAAAACCTTTTCCTTCCTATTTGTCACCACTTTTTCTCTTTAAGCGAATGTTAAGACTTAAGAGCAATAAGTTGGGATAAGAGCCTCCTTGAAAATGGTGGAATTGAGTtctatgaagaaaaaaaaaacaaagaatttTTTTGCTGTTTCCGCTCTCTGTTAactcttattttctttttaattcccTCTTTTCATTCTGTTTCGTTTTATTCGAACTGGATTCCTCGGGATATATGCGTTATGCTGCTGTCAAAACTTcactatatttttcaaataacggGCCACTTTCCTTGCTCTTCCACTCATATAGAATCTAATTTAAAGCgaattttcttcttttatttttactGGCAGTAGACAGAAGTTTGACTATAAACCTTGTTTGCCCTAAAATTGGGTTTTCAATTCTTTAGCAAAGTGTTCTTCGAAAAAATAACAATTAATATCGAAGAACATTTTCAGTTTTCCTTTTAACAAACTGCTTATTTTATAATAACATTGGTTTTATTTTGCAGATATCATTACTATTTAGAAAGTCAATTTAAGCTAAGGGAAGAACATTTCTTGGAAGGAGAGGTCCAAAATCTGGTATAATAATTCTTCAATCGTTTCACAAGGATTGGCGCTGGATTTGTCACGATGTAAGCACATGACACGTATTGTCCACTTTGGCCCAACAGACCTCACGGATTTGTCCATTAGGCTACACCATCATCGAGCATAAAAGCACGTGTACCATGTGAACTTAAGTCATGCTTTGTAaagtttttcactttcttctcCCATTCCGATGTGAGATTTGTCTAAGGTGATATGTACACCCCTTCTTTAAAAACTTGCCGGTCCTTTTTTACCCGCCCGCGTCACTCGTCACTCATCAGTCCGCCCTCCGTCGTGGGCGTCACAAGATTGATCACTCAGCAATCCAAGTTACATAAAAGATACATTTTGACATTTTTCCCAGCCTCATTAGGACATACTTTGAGTTCCAAACTTTCTGCTAGAATCCAAAATGGTGGTTTGGTGCTAATGTACCAGTAATGGAGTGGCTTGAATTAAATCGTTTGTCTAGAAAGGTGTAACGATAATTAAAATGGACTCTACTTTTTGTTTATTTATCTGTTCTTGCCTCTCCATTATAATCTAACTTCTTAATCGCTGCCAATTATAAGGATTACCTTTTCCTAATATATTCAAGTTACAAGTACAAAGAATGCACTAATTATTGGTTGTTAATGCTTTGACTTGTCATACGGAAAATAATACTAACAATAATGCCTATCATTTGACAAATATCGAAAGAGATACTAATATTTAGTCAAGTTTACAATATTCACGCGACACAACCTGATATAAATTGATATCCAACATTATTTAGTCCACAATTTTGCACACACTCATAGGATGAACACCCAATTTCGTTCCCATTAGCCAGTCTTAAAATTTGTGGACCGACAATAACAGAATTTAAAGAGTCGCCTCAAATACATACCATGCAAATAATTCTGAAAACTGTGCAATCCTTTTCTAAAAtgttgaaatttttctaaaaagcttttttttttttaaaaacttttcaaaaaaattattcaatttatGCAAATGAAGGGGAGTTTTGGAACAACGGTAAAGTCGTTTCCGTATGACTTATAAGTCATATGTTCGAGACGTGGAAACAGCTATTAATGTTTGCATTAGGTGAACTGTATACATCATACCTATTGGGGTACTACCCTTCCCCGGATTATGCACGAACACGGAATACCTTGTGCACCGAGCTGCCCTTTCAATTCATGCAAAAGAAAATGGTGATATATTGGTAGTATTTCAACTTATTAACATTTTGAAAAACTTTTCCCAAATTGCgtttggctaaaaataattctTGAAAAACTCTTTCACCTCTTTTTGAAACAAACGCACCTAGACTAGATTTTTACCCTTTAATTCTTTTCGGTTTTCCGTTTTTGAAGGCATTTGGACCGAAACTTCTCAAATATTGGAcgaaatttttcaaaaacttatTCGGATTTTTTTGGGTGGGGGATTGCCTTGAGACGCTTTCTGAATGAACAAGTCATCTCCCTTTCACAAAATTTTAAACTACATCAATCTTTTATCTATGCTCCCATTTGGATATAAATTTTCTTTCACTTTCTTTCAAAAAACAATTACAAGCATTGTTTGTTCAAGGAATTTGATCATTTTTtgtcaaaaatattttcaagttccaaaaattaggtaaatatttttcttctactaataaaaatttaattttttaaagtaCAAATACATGTCCAAACACAAATTTAATCTCGAATTTGAGTGTAAGGGCTCATTTGGTACGAGAGATAAAGGATagtaattaatttcgggattaaaTTTGAGATAAGTTAATCCCACGTTTCGTTGAGATAAAATTGTGGTATAACTAATCTCGTGATTAATTATTCCGGGATTATAGTATTTTTTTATCCTCATGAGAGGGTGAATAACTAATCCCAAAATAATTAATCATGTGATAACTTGTTTCCCAACCATATTACAACTATGTTAAGTTAACGATGAAGGGAAAAACCAGTAATTGTGTAAATATGCCTCAAATCTCATTTGCACGCccctaataaaaataataattaagagttatttttaattatattaccTTTATTTAAGTCTTATTGGTATTTTGTACAATTATAAGATTATCTTATAATTGAAGTATTTGTAATTTTCAATAACAATACTACTAAGGGTAtaatagaaaaaataattaagtCTATTTTTAAATTCTAAAATAACAAATTATCGGAGACGGAAGGAGTAGTTACTAAAAGTTGGCAGTTGGCACTGCTATTtttctagaaaaagaaaatatgtaTTGTTGAGACATAAGTAATTAATTACTAGTaattgtgaatacctaatttttatACTATTTTAACACTTTCTAAAGTCATTAATAATTAAGagttatttttaattatattaccTTTATTTAAGTCTTATTGGTATTTTATACAATTATAATATTATCTTATAATTGAAGTATTTGTAATTTTTAATAACAATACTACTAAGGGtataatagaaaaaaataattaagtcTATTTTTAAATTCTAAAATAACAAATTATCGGAGACGGAAGGAGTAGTTACTAAAAGTTGGCAGTTGGCACTGCTGTTTttctagaaaaagaaaatgtGTATTGTTGAGACATAAGTAATTAATTACTAATAATtatgaatacctaatttttgtactattttaacaCATGCTAAAGTCATTAGtattttgttgctttaattatatttcccaatttttgtgtctttgattgcatatttcctatcataaaaataccaaaaaatagttctttctttatttgtgcattttaggaattaactaactattcaattggtgaattaatctagttaattgatcatttgaataagttacttaattaatttatttgtttgtataaatttggtttaataagtaggattaagaaagaaattgggccaaatttgaaagcgaaagtggccaaaagtgcaagataaggggctgcctttgaaagggcccggaacgacgtagttttgcctcaaaactacgttgtttcattaagtgacccaaaatcaaatctcacccattgatctaatggtccatatttgatctctcaagaggtatttaaagcctcaaaaatctaaaaaattcTCTCATTATCCTACCCATTTGACCCCCAAAATCCCCGTCGCCGCCGGCCCACTCCTCGCTGCCGCCACGGCTCCAACGCCTCAACACCGACAAAATGCCCTGAACCCCcattttagatatttttttactcAAAGACACTCGTTTCTTTTGGCGAGATGCTGAAACGCATTTCGTTCTAGCATCTACCCGAAAGAAACGTGCGTTTCGGAGTCGGGTAGTCGCCTTTTAGCATCTCCGGCGTCTTCTCGTGGCACGAACGgcttcaagcatacttgttatgtataatcgtcatctctttaattaatttctgatttttttgtatttagtagattagtttctgatttttttttcctttctgttttggttatttcttgttaattagagtttcaagttaggtttatttaattagttatctctatttagtttagtggtttgttagattcgttattgatttaaacatgatctttagtgtattagttaaatcgttcacttagttagtcgattatttagttgttgttagtcgttgtcCGATTTTTAATGATGCTCGTTCTAttttgagcattagtttgtgaatttagttgtttgtttagtaattagttttcacaaatcgaattcattcccatcaagttggttttaatacttagttcaattacatttttagtctcgtctatgctttgtcagttcatagttgtccaagtttgatttgtgttgagcaagtagtttattgttgatggttaaaatctgaagtttagtttattttatcacaaaatagggtaatagtagcttacttttactagtagggtggctgaaaggacattttttctcctttcttctgacacagcagattttcaggttattcTTTCACCTTTGGGACAGATCTTGAACAGTgcttagcacacaaagtcagttttttggacagatttttggtgaaccaaaatctatccaaaaaaatctaactttatttgcctattgaaagggctgcttttctcctataaaagggacTCTCTTACACTTAGAATGCAGAGGCCTACTCACTGAAAAGAGGACACTCTATTACACACTCTATCTTATACTGAGAAACATCTtggagagttgcttaaagacatatatctttgagaaaaatcagcagcttaatacatataacaaagtgaaatttcagagttttgtgaggattatttgagtgcaaaaacctcgagaaaaatagaaagaatcctcaggcaatttgtgaagttgatagctaccggtttcaagcatctttgttgagttttctgggttgtcttaacacttgagttgttgctgtttctactgtatttgctgTTGAGTTTTTTTTGTTGCTGCAttactgtattttattattccacaaaCTAGGTAACTTTtaaattcttatattgcagattcttgataacaataagaaggatttgatcccgggttggttgatggaacatattagatctaattttatttcaagatgaatgttatattagtgttatcatcgtgtaaatctgttaaaaattagttaaattatcgtttttttctttatatatgtgattgaaattgcattctattaagattacttagtttaaggaaaagatTAAGACTCCACTTTTAACCATATTTGTTTAGTTTGGGCTCTTTTTcgtgagttactttcatggttcatgtataattatctaagaaagacttctagcttcaaatgttttgatgctttgaattatagtcaacataatgttatacttaatatagttcttctctttagcattgaagtattaccattttttgtagtttttatatttagtcgtggtttttatgttgttaatgAGTATAGTTTGATTAGTTCCATGATTAgtgtagatgagtagaaataGTATGTTAGTCCTTAAGAAATAGTTAGTTAAGAAGACAAAAGATAATAATTGTCATGTAAgttttttttatgaaaaaaaataaaaatttagtttggacatcaatgtaagaagcaattAGGGCAtagaagaatacttgttattttgtgttgtcttggtcaTCAAGGCTTTTAAGCAACAtgggccaaataagctaaaatttgtagGCCCAATGACATTAGAAAGCAAGATGgacattttctttaaaatcaataaattgtcttttgttaaataaaataagtgacccaataccatgaaagtttaacataagcttactcgggtttaatgtcttgcattagtgaaaaaattatttttaataataatattttgttTCCAGTCGAACAAGtaacaaataaaaaagaaatactttttaattaatttaagcgataggcaattttaggcacgtttgagatgtagaccatgtattcatacacggtccttggtcgatatattttttttttaataaagtagtcatgtgtgcattcccgctccttgacttttcaatattaattgtatttaaaccatgtgtaccgacacgttctttgttttaatacatataataaaataagtactttgtgtgcttgcacgcttctaggccaaaattattaattattaagcagcactagacaatagtaacttaatacaaataatacacaccttatccaaaaataattcaagccaaattttagtcaataaaagcgaccgtgctagaaccacaaaATTCGGGGAataccttacaccttctccccggttaacagaattccttacccggatattgttttcgcagaccaataataatagagtcaaattttcCTTTGATTAggtattcaaataaaaggtgacttggaacacaaataaaatcaattccaagtggcgactctgtaaataaattaatccctactcaattttattactttaattggaaaaattatttaatccacataatatcattttgcgggtagaaaaggggtgtgacagctctggcgactctgttggggaacattaagaattcgagcttgtatattgactttatttggctttattaatttttgtatatattgtgatttagtTGGGCCTAATCTGTTACTTGTCCACTTTAtactgttttgatattgttgaactgtacatataaattgtattctctcttgcacccctctgagtcttcttatagttagtta
This sequence is a window from Nicotiana tomentosiformis chromosome 5, ASM39032v3, whole genome shotgun sequence. Protein-coding genes within it:
- the LOC138891619 gene encoding sm-like protein LSM3A is translated as MGSEEESAVKEPLDLIRLSLDERIYVKLRSDRELRGKLHAYDQHLNMILGDVEEIVTTIEIDDETYEEIVRTTRRTVPFLFVRGDGVILVSPPLRTV